The segment agtctccagcatcacagatgttagtctccagccaattcgattcactctacttgatatcaagaaacagctaaaggtaCTTGATACGACAAAGGCTTTAGCTGTAGtgctgaagtcttgtgctccaaaACCAGCAGTGctactagccaagctgttccagtacagctacaatgccaGCACCTCCctgtcaatgtggaaaattgcccagatttgCCCAACTCAGAAATAAGTaggacaaattcaatccagcTAGATGCCCCCGCCCGCACCCCCCTACATCCCAGTAgtttactctcagtcatcagcaataTGATCGAAGGTATCATTGATAGTGCTGCACTTAGAGCGTAACTGTTCATCAATACTCAGTTTGCATTCTGCCAGGGGCACTCGACTccagacctcatcacagcctttgttcggatgtggacaaaagagctgaattccagagatgaggtgagagtgactgcccttgatatcaagcaAGCATTTGacgaagtgtggcatcaaggtgtcCTAGCAAATTTGAAGTTAatggggaaactctccactggttggagtcatacctagtacgaagaaagattgttgtggtttttagaggtcaatcatctcagtcctgggacattgttgcaggagttcctcaggataatacCCTGGGCTTAACCCTCTTTGGCTGCTTCATCAgcgaccttccctccatcaaaaggtcagaagtggagatattcactgatgattgcaccatgtttgGTACCCTATACgcttcctcagatattgaagcagtccatgcccgcaTGTGGCAAGACTTGaataacattcaggctttggctgaaAAGTAACTTTCATATCACAGAAGTgccctctccaacaagagagcatctaaccGTCTCCCCTCGACATTCCCCTATGGCTGAATACCCCACCatcaatattctgggggttaccgttaactggaagctgaactggacctgccatataaattctgtagcTGCAAAAACAGTTCGGAGGcagggaattctgcggtgagtaactcacctcgggTGAAatattccattctggagactaagtctaTTGGTAGGCAGGAAAGTCAGCGTGATTCCCGCTGGGCCACAAGACTGGTGAACACGCACGATCTTCTGCTTTTCAGCTAATTAATAAAAAATGTGTGAGGAACTCAGCAAATTTTGTTtcagggtgggcaggaagtcgcccgctgcaccattacctcatggggttgaagtTGCTGGCACCATTTTTTAAAAGGCACACATTCACTTATTGCAGGCCAATATTCCGCATTACTCCTCCAGTGCCCTTGCAGCTGCAGCTCATACTGGAGAAGCTCGCAGATGTGAGCAACCTCATCCCGGAACATACGAGAGCATCTCTGGCATTGCCTTTTGCTCACCTCTAGGTGGAGCACAGCTGGCGAAACACCTGTGGTTGGTCGATGCTCACCGTTGCAGTGGTCCATGTGTGCCAGCCTGTTGACCTTATAGAGaccctgctgcctcttgctgctcaggccttTGCTGCTCATAACCCTGTTTGACCAACAACGGGCCCTCAATCTCCTTATCTGGATGAGAGCCTGCAGCTTGTATCATTAACGTCTCAGTGGATGAGTGAACAAGTTGAAGTGATACATCTACTGTGCATGttctttacaggtttccctccatctcaaagccaacAGACAAGGCCCTTCACCTGGCCCCCATCTAGACCTGGCatcccttccaggtgaaggacatctCTGGAGGACCAGGGAGATGGATGTTCCTCCTGTTCGTACATGAATGCGTATGGAGACATTGCtgtttgaccagggtgatgagagccatgtgcaggAAGCATCATGCAGATACTTTTCCGCTTGTCTCCACTACCCTTGAAAccctatagagagaccattgcttTGGCAGCATAGAAGATCAAACAGGTGATCATTCATCTGGGAGGATGCAGGTTTGGAGTCGCAagttggctgccctccaccagccaTGCTCCTTGGAGGCAGtccacctccttccctcccttcatccATCTCTGACTGCAGCCAATGCGGCTAGCACAGAATGAACAGTAGCTCCAGACTttgctgggatctcaatgttaTAGATCCATGATTCGAAATCCTGCTGCTATGTGGCTTTCACCATAGAGTGAGGATCACAACTGAGCATTGCTCTCATATCTTTCCTCATGATTACTAGGGTGTCCATTTAGTCAGCCAATTGTgttgaccttgaactccacccacccaaaaggCTCTTGTCACTTTGATGTATCATAGTTTTACATCAGATGCATTGCATTGTGGTAACTGAAAAGATGGCGTGTGTTACTTTCCAGACGCGCTCCTTCATGTTTTATCCTTCTGTCAGCCTTGCACCTCCCCCCATTACTTTAGATTCTataaccttccaaatccatgactgctaccacctagaagaacaagggcagcagatacataggaacaccaccgcctggaagttccactccaagccgctcaccatcatgacttgtaaatatattgccattccttcactgtcgttgggtcaaaatcctggaacttctctgtaacagcactgtgggtgtagctacaccagagactgcagtggtctaagaaagcagctcaccaacatcttctcaaggggaatttgggatgggaaataaatgctggcctagccagcatttcccacatcctgtaaatgaataaagaaaaacatccacttccacatgcctttcctcccctcagCTGACACTCCTTAccgtccccatgcccaccctcactctgcccctcctGTTATCCGTGTCACCATTCCTGTCCCCTCCGTGACCCACTTGATGAAATCTACACCCTGAATCTCCCACCATACCACATCCCATTTCCCTCCCTGACTGTCACTGTTCCCTTCTACCACCAGTACCCTCAGTTTGTCCCCCAGCATCCCACCATTGACCCCAATCTTTAACACACTCAGCCTTCTCCTGTAAGCctcctcccctgtccagccttgCGTTGGATGCACCTGAATTGTGATCCTGGTAAAAGGTAGGCAAAAGCAGCATTTACATACCTTGACATCATTGATGAAGTGAAGCTCATCAGTGGCATGCCAGTCATGTAAAGTCATGAAACAGGCTGTTCTAATTACCCACTGActgggcacttaatttggagggggaacatgattCAAGGAATTTGGgcttttaatgagtattcatgagatgcaaatatgGTTCCTGGCATAGATCAGCAGAAAGTTGAGCCGCCTTTAACCTGCCATCaaagttgggagaacaaaattccaaactggtTTCCCGATGGCAGAAAACTACTTTTCTGAATTTTGTGCCCCCGTCTGCTATGAATCCCGCTGCTAGTGGGAGCGGAAGATTCTCCCCCTTTGCTCAACAAAGCCGgttcaccatcaacaaggcacaagtcaggaatgtgatggaagactctccacttgtATGGATGAATCCAACCCCATTAATACTCAAGAAACCTGACTCCATCCAGGAAAAAACAGCCTTACTGGCACCCCATTCTCACCTTAAACATCCATTCCTACCACtgctgatgcacaatggcagcaatatGAAGCCTCTTTCAACAgaaccctccaaacccacaacttctataACTTTGAAAGACAGCGGCAGCAAATGCTGGGTACACCAGGGTACACCACAACCTGCTAGtttccctctaagtcacacagtaccctgacttggaactatatcattgttttGTCACTGTCATTGGTTCAAAATtctagaactctctccctaacagcactgtgagcacacctacaccacattgcagcggttcaagaagtcagctcaccaccagcttctcaccggcagttagggatgggcaacaaatgttggccttaccagccatgctcacatcccatgaaagaataaagatacCTCTGTTTGTTGGAATTTAAGTTTTCAGTAGCTGCTATCATGAAAAACATTCTGTTGTATGTGTTCCTTCAACAATAACCTGACTTCAGTTGCTGACTTCTTGAACCCTTGCAATCTGGTGTAGGTatgctcacagtgctgttagggagggagttgtagaattttgacccaacaacagtgaagaaacaatgatatagttccaagtcagggtactgtgtgacttagagggaaaCTAGCATGTTATGGTGTACCCAGCATAACCTGGCTGCAAGGTGGAAGTAAATTAAAGAAGTAATATCTGTCAAAATCTGACAGGGATTGTAAAGTTCATGCTGATGCTTAATaaagttaaaaagacaagtccaaATGCACAGAAAATtcataaggtagatgaattaacaacgcaaatagatgtaaataggtacgatatgattgcgattatggagacatggctgcagggcgaCCAAGGCTGGGCACTGAATagggtactcaatatttaggatggactggcaaaaaagaaaaggaggcggcgtggtgttgttagttaaggatgaaattagTGTGATGGTGAGAGAAAATATTGGTTCAGAAAATATAGATGTAGAATCAATCTAGGTGGAGCTAataagcaacaaggggcagaaaacattagtgggagttgtccataggcctccaaacagtagtggtaagttAGCAgacggcattaaacaggaaattagagatacatgtaacaagggtgctacagtgatCATGAGTGgatttaatttacatatagactgggcaaaccatgttagcaataatactgtaaCGGATGAATTCCTTGAGTGTGTAAGAGATGATtcttttttagaccagtatgttgaggaactggCTCGGGAACAGGTTATCCTAGATGTGGTATTATGTAATGGGAAGGGTTTAATTAATGATCTTTTtatgtggggtcctttagggaacagtgatcataacatgatagaatcctTCATTAGGatagaaagtgaagtagtccgatttgaaactagggtcctaaatcttaacaaaggaaactacgatggtatgaggcacgagttggctaagatagattggggaacttcattaaaaggcaatgactgatatttaaggaacgaatgtatgcattgcagcaGTTATACATTCCTAAGAaatgcacaaaaacacaacagaaaaagcggcccaaccatggttaacaaaagaaattatagtattagatccaaagaggagtcatgtataaagttgctggaaaaagtagcaagattgggagcagtttagaattcagcaaaggaggaccaagagattaactaagaggggaaaaatagagtgtgagagtaaacttgcaaggaacataaaagcaaactgtaaaagtttctataagtatgtaaaaagaaaaggaTTAGTGAAGACAGATAAacgtcccttacagtctgaaaggggagaatttataatagaaaacaaggaaatggcagggcaattaactactttagttctggcttcagaggaagacacaaagaacTTCCCGGAAATACTAGGGAAGTCTAgtaagaaggaggaattgaaggaagttagtattactaaaacataGTGCTGGAGAagttaatggaactgaaagccgataaatccccagggcccgataatctacatcccagggtacgaaaggaggtggccatggaaatagtggatgtgttggttgtcatcacccaaaattctgtagattctgggacAGTCCTGGCAGATcagagagtggcaaatgtaaccacactatttaaaaaaaaaaaggagggggagaaCAGCAAATTACAAAATGGTTAGCCCAACCTCTAGTAGGGAAAGTGCtagggtctattataaaggatgtgaaaacaggacacttagaaaatatcaacaaaaTTAGataaaagtcaacatggatttatgaaagggaaatatgtTTGACAAAACTACTGGAgtcctttgaggatgtaactagcaaaatagttaagggagaaccagttggtgtggtgtatttggattttcagaaagcttttgataaagtcccaaatAAGAGGGTAGtgcgtaaaattaaagcgcatgggattggggataatatattggcatggattgagaattgattagcagacaggaaacagagtaggaataaatgcgtcttttttggagtggaagccagtgactagtgggatactgcaggagtcagtgtttgggccccagctattcacaatatatatcagtgatttggatgagggaacccaatgtaacatttccaaattGCTGACGACTTGGTGGAATGTTAGCGATGagaaggatgttaagaggcttcaagacgatttagacagtttgagtgagtgggcaagtacatggcagatgcagtataatgtggataagtgtgaaattatccattttggtaggagaaacagaatgacagtattatttaaatggtgatagattgggaaatattgatgtacaaagggacccaggtgtctttgtacaccaatcactgaaggcAGGCATGCAGGTGCAGAATGCAGTTAAGAAAGCAAACAGTATTCTGGCCTTCATTGCgggaggacttgagtacaggagcaaggatgccttactgcagctgtacagggctttggtgagcccatacctggagtattgtgtgcagttttgatatccttacctaagaaaggatatagccTACCATAGAGTGAGTGTAGCaatggttcaccagactgattactGGGATGTCAGAATTgtcatataaggagagattggctgactaggcttgtatccactggagtttagaagagtgagaggagacctcattgaaacatataaattctgacaaggctggacagaatggatgcagggaggatatttcttctggcggggggtggggggggggtcgtttagaacaaggggtcacagtctcaggatatggggtaggccagttaggactgaaatgaggagaaacgacttcactcggagggtggtgaacctatagaATTCTCaaccacagagggttgtggaggccaagtcgctgaatatatttaagaaggaaaaatGTCTGGATTCTAAAAGCATCGGGGTATGGGGAAAGTGCGGGAGTActgtgttgagatagaggatcagtcatgatgatattgaatggcggagcaggctcgaagggtcgaatGACTTACTCTTGCTCCcgtttttctatgtttctaagtttgTCTTTTAATTTGTAATTGTCCTGTTTTCTGCAGGGGTTCATCCTCGAGGTTGTTTCagtcaatttggtctactgcaaaTGGAGATGCCATTGGAAATACTTTGAAAAACAATGTGGATCACAGAATTTCAAATCGTTTAGGCATTTCTCAATACTATGAAGAAAACTCTCAGGCCTTAGCTGAAACAGGAAAATTTGATGAACTTTATCAGGGTTTTCACAATTTTAATCTTTCAGAACCATGGATGTCCATGATTAGTAAGGATACCAATCAGTGTGATTCTCAACCCAGTGATGTCTCATCTTCAGTGAGAAACAATACTATGCCTAATAAAGAAGGGTTCTCCTTACAGACCAAGGAATTTGATTGCtgtttacaagattatgaggaaacagaaaggggagtTTCTGATTTTACTACACGTAACTTCCGTAATAATTGTCATAGTAGTAATACAAACACACGCAAGGAGCACTACAAAGCTGACCGATTTAGAGAGAATAAATTTGTACCTTTTGGAATTAAAGATCGTAGCCGGAATGCTGAAAATATTTACGGTTCACATGTTGGTGAACTATGGGGAAAGGTGCTGCAGGAAAAGCAACCAATTCAAAAGGGATATGAAGATTTCAATGCCAGTCCTCTTAAAAATAGCTCTTCTGTTTCACAGATGAACTTCCATGGGCATCAGTTTTCCAAGGAGAATGGCTTTGTTGCTGACATGAACCGAAAATCTGCTTTAGACTTTCCAAAACAGGAAAACCATGCTCGTATTTTGCGAGGCAATTTTGAGAATCAGTGTGAAAAGCTCCATCAGAATTGCTTAGATGGCCTTCCCAGATCATCTGAGTATGTTAATTTGACAAGTATAATGCCACAGAGTGGTGCATATAGTCCTCATTCTTCTCAAAGCAGCCAGTTGTGGTCTGATAACAACATGTTGAGCTCCTCTGGTGAGCCTAGTCCAGTGTTTAGAAAAGACGGGAGCATCATTTCAACAAACTCTCAGACATCAACTATTTCTGCTGTAAGTAGTGGATCCCCAGCACAGTTACCAATTTCCGGTGTCCTTCAACCTACATACTATCCTTCGGCAGCTCCATTGGAATCCTTAAGGCAAAACGGATGCCAGAAGTTTCCTAGCAATACCATCAATGATTGGGGTTCATCCAGTGCTGGTGTGCAGATGCAAGAACAAAAGAAGACTAGTACATCATTGCAGATTGAATCTTCTGGCACCAGAGATGATCAGTATCGAAAACAGTCTCCTAGCTTTGGTACCAACTGGACACCACATCGCAATGTTGGTAACGATGAGCCAGGCAAATATTTCAGATCTCCTAACAAACATGGACACAATGGTGCTAACAACAGAGACGATAAGAGAGGACGGAAAAATGGGTATCCACATTCTCTGCAGCCTGGACCTTTTGGTCAAAATCACCAACAGTATAATAGTTACTGTAGAAAGCAAGAACAGGATGGTAGCAATTTGTCTGATTTCATTAATCATTCTTTtgtgcccccattcccattcatgaTGCCTGATTTTAAGCAAAATCAAAACTTCTCTCAATTTGGCCCACATGGATTTTCTTCAGCCAGTTTTCCTTTTCCTCCTTCAACATTTCCATTCCCTGAACTTATTGACTTTTTTCATTATGATGACTTTAATCAGCTGCACCCTTTTATGAATGATCTTTTTGGTGGAGATATGACTACACCATACTTTGGCTTCCCACCACCTTTTTCGAAGTACAGACCTATGAAGAATCGCAGTGGCCCAGCAAATGAACTCCATATTCGACTGGAAGAGTGTTATGAGCAGTGGCGAGCTTTGGAAAAGGAGAGGAAAAAGGTAAAGAATTTACAGGAATTAATATGCGCTCATTTTTGTATCGTTTAAGTTTATTTTTGGTCTTTAGACATGCTGAAGTGTACCACTAAATTTCTAGGAAAGGCATTGTCAGGTGGTCGAATAGGATGCTGAAAAAGAGAACTGAATGTAGAGTTTAAGAATATTTCTTATACTTTGTTGAGCTACATATAACAGCTTAaacaaaatacaaattaattgagATAGTTTACTTTTTCAGAACTTGAAAAGATTATCTGTAAATTAGCCTAATGACTGGAAAATATTAAAACTATTGCATTAACTAAATACTTAAAATTTAAAATGCTTAATCAGATCATGCACACTAGAGTTAGTTCTCACTAATAATGAGCTAATTAAAGTCATGGTAATATTAAAAGACATTTGCTCTATTTAATTACAGTCAAAATGATTTTTAGATAATTAGTGCTTTTACTCATCTCCttgagtagttttaaacttttATACTGTCCTGTTAGGTTAATTAAATATTGTTATTTGTTAAGCATTGGCCTTCTAGAACATGAGAAATGGAAATAGGACATGtgatcccttgagcctgctctgccattcaacaagattatgGCTGAACTTCAACTTCAACTCTAACTTTCTTGCccaatctccatatcccttcTTCCCTTAGAACCGAACATTCTATTGATCACAGCTTTAATTATACTCAACAGCTGCGTATTTCAAAGTTTCACAAGCTTGAGTGAAGAGATTcgcctcgtctcagtcctaaatggctgactcctTATCCTGATCTGGACTCTCCTGCACATGGAACATCTATATTGTCAAGGCCTCTCAGAATCGTATACGTTTCGATATAATCATCTCTAGCTCTTTGAAACTTCTGAGGTTTTAGGCCCATCCTAACCAATTTATTCTCATAGGACAGCTCTGGCATTCCCAGAAATCAATCACATGAAACTTTTGTCACATGCCCTCTAAGGCAAGCATATATTTCCTTAGGTacagagatcaaaactgtacacagtattctaggtgtgatttCACCAAATctctacaattgcagcaagacttccttatctTGTGCTCCAAACCCCATGTAATAAGGCAAatatgccatttgtcttcctaactgcttgctgtacctgtgtgttAAGTTTGCTATGTTTTGTGTGCAAAGATACTCAAATTCTTCTGAACACAATATTTAATAGTTTCTCAccagttaaaaaaaatctatttctcTAATCTTtctatcaaagtgaataacctcacatttccccactttgtactcccatctgccaccttcttttgctcacatcaagactTCATGCACTCATCCTCTGGATTTTGGAGGAAAAAACACTTCCCTGCGACTTAAGGAATGCAATAATTGTAAGCATCTTCAAGAAGGAAGATCaatcatgctgtggaaactaTCAAGGTGTTTCCCTCTGGTCCCTGGCTGGGAAAATTCTGGTGCGCATTCTCCCAGGGACACAGTATGGCTTTAGACCTTCTAGAGGAACCTCTAACGTGGTCTTTGTTAACCTCCaacatggtctttgttgccagacaaatccaagaaaaatattGAGAACAGCACCAAGAACTCGTCAATTCATTCATTGacttgaccaaagcatttgactcagtaaattgcGAGattctgtggattgtgctccaaagatttggatgtccaagaaacttcatcgcaatgctgcaattgcttcatgatgatatgactgaaACTGTCTTacgtgggagatctgaaacagacaccttCAAAATCAGGATTGGCGTTAaacaaggctgtgtgatagcccccatactatttacaatctacttgTTGATGGTTGTTCATCTCATCAGCTATCAACTCTCCTCTGGTATCAATATTAATTGTTATCTAGATGGAATACCTTAACCTCAGTCATctctgtgccaaaactaaactaaCCACCATAGATCTACATGATCTACTGTTTGTATATAACTGCAGTGCCATTGCCCACTCTGCATCAGATTTGTACACGATTCTTGATGTGTTCAACTCTGCACTCAAAAaaatccttgaatgttgccaTATCAAAACTCATATATCAACCCACGCCTGAttagccaaatattccaccccCATAAGTGATGAAAGAGAgattctggaatatgttgagcactcccATACCTTGGTAGCCACCTCTtgcaaaaggccaccattgacatGGAGATCGAACACCGGATGATCTGCATCAGCTCGGCTTTCCATAAACTACAGCAGTGACTGTTTGACAAGTCAACAGAAGTCCTGGTACACAGAGCAGTATTGCCACCTCAcccctgtactgcagtgagacttgAACTGTGCATCAGTGACCATAAGAATGCTAACAAAATTCAATCAGCAGTACCTCTGCCtcatcctctggattcaatgggaggatcACAGAACAAATGCTAGTGCCCTtgttgaagccagctccacaagcattcaggcaaaactcctgcaaaatcaacttcgatGGATGGTCGAAAACAGTCTCTCCAATGGTCCTGTTTTCTCAGCTCTCAAATGACCAACTATCTGTGGGAGGACAGAGAAGATGCTCCAGAGACATTCTGAAGCTCTTCTTGAAGCGCAGCAGCATAGACATTAATATTTGGAAGGAGCTTGCTACCAGTTGTTCAgaatggggtgtcagtcaagctgCATGGTGCTTTGTCTCACGATATCTTAATCAcgaggcagagaaggaaagaaaaggaagcaaatcctgcactctggatcccactacaTTATGGAACGTCCTGCCCATGCGCCCAAAGATATTCACGTCACAAATCGGCCTGTTCAATCACATAGCAGAAATTCATGACCCTGAGTTGACATCATCATTAAATCGAGGGACAACCATCGACAACTCCATCTACCACCAACCTGTATATACCCCTTTGAAGactcagggtggaattttctcagGCATGGGGAGACAGATTTTGATGCAAGAAGGGTAACTAAGACATCTTCTATTATGTTTTCTTTTACTTCTAGGTGGTGCTACCCCTGTAGTTTCAGCAGAGCTAGCATTAGGCTGCTGGTTTCCCTACTCTGACACACCGAGATGTCCTCCTGAACCTTGGAGCCCACGAAGGCCCCGCCAAAGACTGCCCCATCTACCCCTGTGTAGAGGACATGGGACAAGAGGCAGCTTGTGCGGTTGAGGGAAGGCAAAGGCTGGGAAATGGGGGAGCCTTGAGAAGAGCTCCCACTGTTGTGAACTCTTTCTCCATCTTTCCTCTCAAGGCCTAACTGCATTCCCCTGCTAGCTAAGAGCGTAAGAGCACTTGGCTGCATTTTAGTACAGCGCTCAGTGATGAATGTGATGCTTTGTTTGATGCTCCGTAAACCAGTAACCCGAGTGTCTCGACAAAGAAACGGTTCTCCCAACTGTGGTCCAACCAATGCCCATTGTAGATGCACTTGCCTTCTTGCATTTATAATTAGTGCCCCAATATTTAGCACTCAGGATGCCATTTGTCTTTTTATGGTCTTTTCTAtctgaaacttttttttaaaagagatcTGAATCTAGATCTTTCTGCTCCTCTCTATATAGAGAATTTTTATCTTATTAGGGTATGTTTCTATTCTCTGTTCTTTTACTGAATATGTACTGACTGAATTTCCGACACTTCTGCAGTTCATTAGTGTTCCTCATTGTTTACCGATTCTCTGATTCatatcattagcaaattttgaTATTCCTCTACATTTATGTCCATTCATGTTCACGGATGATGTGAACCTATTCATCA is part of the Carcharodon carcharias isolate sCarCar2 chromosome 3, sCarCar2.pri, whole genome shotgun sequence genome and harbors:
- the LOC121275799 gene encoding meiosis-specific coiled-coil domain-containing protein MEIOC-like isoform X1 — its product is MEQQLFSTSLLSGISSSTPSVDPALLYSHWSVFADDSVSPVTFHDGPKQRAQFSLPDSGNTPDLFGLVSSILDEPDKPESFSNWGSSSRLFQSIWSTANGDAIGNTLKNNVDHRISNRLGISQYYEENSQALAETGKFDELYQGFHNFNLSEPWMSMISKDTNQCDSQPSDVSSSVRNNTMPNKEGFSLQTKEFDCCLQDYEETERGVSDFTTRNFRNNCHSSNTNTRKEHYKADRFRENKFVPFGIKDRSRNAENIYGSHVGELWGKVLQEKQPIQKGYEDFNASPLKNSSSVSQMNFHGHQFSKENGFVADMNRKSALDFPKQENHARILRGNFENQCEKLHQNCLDGLPRSSEYVNLTSIMPQSGAYSPHSSQSSQLWSDNNMLSSSGEPSPVFRKDGSIISTNSQTSTISAVSSGSPAQLPISGVLQPTYYPSAAPLESLRQNGCQKFPSNTINDWGSSSAGVQMQEQKKTSTSLQIESSGTRDDQYRKQSPSFGTNWTPHRNVGNDEPGKYFRSPNKHGHNGANNRDDKRGRKNGYPHSLQPGPFGQNHQQYNSYCRKQEQDGSNLSDFINHSFVPPFPFMMPDFKQNQNFSQFGPHGFSSASFPFPPSTFPFPELIDFFHYDDFNQLHPFMNDLFGGDMTTPYFGFPPPFSKYRPMKNRSGPANELHIRLEECYEQWRALEKERKKTEAELARNFPGKRVSSSNNTPIPRLPSNPSRVDRLIVDQLREQARVLTLLGKMERLRSSPVHANISSTLNCHLEAIHVTQARRKDEIINAANRQRQGAPRYNDDKDVLALAAAIKDLTMSTRKARTALWCALQMTLPKCSLGILVKQVEIEKALKELGQGGAIKNEDKRFSEEKILEKPESDHAGYAAIKIESDCKREAC
- the LOC121275799 gene encoding meiosis-specific coiled-coil domain-containing protein MEIOC-like isoform X2 gives rise to the protein MEQQLFSTSLLSGISSSTPSVDPALLYSHWSVFADDSVSPVTFHDGPKQRAQFSLPDSGNTPDLFGLVSSILDEPDKPESFSNWGSSSRLFQSIWSTANGDAIGNTLKNNVDHRISNRLGISQYYEENSQALAETGKFDELYQGFHNFNLSEPWMSMISKDTNQCDSQPSDVSSSVRNNTMPNKEGFSLQTKEFDCCLQDYEETERGVSDFTTRNFRNNCHSSNTNTRKEHYKADRFRENKFVPFGIKDRSRNAENIYGSHVGELWGKVLQEKQPIQKGYEDFNASPLKNSSSVSQMNFHGHQFSKENGFVADMNRKSALDFPKQENHARILRGNFENQCEKLHQNCLDGLPRSSEYVNLTSIMPQSGAYSPHSSQSSQLWSDNNMLSSSGEPSPVFRKDGSIISTNSQTSTISAVSSGSPAQLPISGVLQPTYYPSAAPLESLRQNGCQKFPSNTINDWGSSSAGVQMQEQKKTSTSLQIESSGTRDDQYRKQSPSFGTNWTPHRNVGNDEPGKYFRSPNKHGHNGANNRDDKRGRKNGYPHSLQPGPFGQNHQQYNSYCRKQEQDGSNLSDFINHSFVPPFPFMMPDFKQNQNFSQFGPHGFSSASFPFPPSTFPFPELIDFFHYDDFNQLHPFMNDLFGGDMTTPYFGFPPPFSKYRPMKNRSGPANELHIRLEECYEQWRALEKERKKVLTLLGKMERLRSSPVHANISSTLNCHLEAIHVTQARRKDEIINAANRQRQGAPRYNDDKDVLALAAAIKDLTMSTRKARTALWCALQMTLPKCSLGILVKQVEIEKALKELGQGGAIKNEDKRFSEEKILEKPESDHAGYAAIKIESDCKREAC